From Parafrankia irregularis, a single genomic window includes:
- a CDS encoding polymorphic toxin-type HINT domain-containing protein, with product MNRIGSTSLATDPETGHTEPHTVTNLIIGTGDKHLVDITLDTPGPDATLTATDGHPVWDETDRTWVDADQLTPTDQLTTPTGTLIPVAATRDYHRTQTVYNLTVDTLHTYYVLAGTTLVLVHNCGKNQGIYEFADQLNPGKTYVGKTKNFINRLQDHIDSGRLGSREDAVCTHGRNQ from the coding sequence GTGAACAGGATCGGGTCAACTTCACTGGCCACCGACCCCGAAACCGGCCACACCGAACCCCACACCGTCACCAACCTGATCATCGGCACCGGTGACAAACACCTCGTCGACATCACCCTCGACACCCCCGGCCCCGACGCCACCCTCACCGCCACCGACGGTCACCCCGTCTGGGACGAAACCGACCGCACCTGGGTCGACGCCGACCAGCTCACCCCCACCGACCAGCTCACCACCCCCACCGGTACCCTCATCCCCGTAGCCGCCACCCGCGACTACCACCGCACCCAAACCGTCTACAACCTCACCGTCGACACCCTCCACACGTACTACGTGCTCGCCGGCACCACCCTGGTCTTGGTGCATAACTGCGGCAAGAATCAGGGAATCTATGAGTTCGCTGACCAGCTAAACCCTGGGAAGACGTACGTCGGCAAGACCAAGAACTTCATTAATCGGCTCCAGGATCACATCGATAGTGGCCGACTCGGGAGTCGCGAGGACGCTGTCTGCACCCATGGGCGGAACCAATGA